The proteins below come from a single Conger conger chromosome 10, fConCon1.1, whole genome shotgun sequence genomic window:
- the kansl2 gene encoding KAT8 regulatory NSL complex subunit 2 isoform X2 produces MNRIRIHVLPSSRGRVAPPARPQETQACSFSQRPCSQPRLEGLEFCIKHVLEDKSAPYRQCSYVSNKNGKRCPSAAPKPEKKDGVTFCTEHARRNALSFQAQMRKVSSGPSPEVLLSQLSGAPGSDGGRSEASRMLDEDSWSEEEQDSVLLDQTWKGDPDSEADSIDSDHEDPLKHAGVYTAEEVALITREKLIRLQSLYIDQFKRLQHLLKEKKRRYLHSRKVEHDTIGSSLLTGPEGVSMKERENLRKLKALRRYRRRYGVEALLHRQLRQRRLATTEGATLQAHSARSSQKCISFVEGLRCSNQSLPMTRHCVSHIYQDSGQVLFKMCPGLKDGPCDRPVHLGQSEEPRCPLHLSLPPPLYQPEQGPLVPPELGPAPSEMYLSAAELQPTENLPLEFSDDLDVVGDGLQCPPSPLLFDTALALEDQSIREIAEGPMDLLTGAGPAELELNERGPAPAGEDQVAVETTPEGGAADDTSANDFAMTTNAT; encoded by the exons ATGAACAGGATCAGGATCCACGTCTTGCCGTCGAGCCGGGGGCGAGTGGCCCCTCCTGCCCGGCCCCAGGAGACCCAGGCCTGCTCCTTCTCCCAGAGGCCCTGCTCCCAGCCCCGCTTGGAGGGCCTGGAGTTCTGCATCAAGCACGTGCTGGAGGACaagagcgccccctacaggcagTGCAGCTACGTCTCCAACAAGAATGGCAAGCGCTGCCCCAGCGCTGCGCCCAAGCCTGAGAAAAAAGATGG GGTGACGTTCTGCACCGAGCACGCCCGCCGGAACGCCCTGTCCTTCCAGGCCCAGATGAGGAAGGTGTCGTCCGGCCCCTCCCCGGAGGTCCTCCTGTCCCAGCTGAGCGGGGCCCCCGGCTCGGACGGGGGCCGCAGCGAGGCCAGCCGGATGCTGG ACGAGGACAGTTGGAgtgaggaggagcaggactCGGTGTTGCTGGACCAGACCTGGAAGGGGGACCCCGACAGCGAGGCCGACAGCATCGACAGCGACCACGAGGACCCCCTAAA ACACGCAGGAGTGTACACAGCGGAGGAAGTGGCCCTGATCACACGAGAGAAGCTGATCCGTCTCCAGTCGCTCTACATCGACCAGTTCAAGCGCCTACAGCACCTGCTGAAGGAGAAGAAACGCCGCTATCTACACAGCCGTAAAGTGGAGCACGACACCATCG ggagcAGCCTGCTCACAGGGCCGGAGGGCGTGTCCATGAAGGAGCGGGAGAACCTGCGGAAGCTGAAGGCCCTGCGCCGTTACCGCAGGCGATACGGCGTGGAGGCGCTCCTGCACCGCCAACTCCGCCAACGCCGGCTAGCCACTACCGAGGGAGCCACTCTGCAG GCCCACTCCGCACGCTCCAGTCAGAAGTGCATCTCCTTCGTGGAAGGGCTTCGCTGCTCCAATCAGAGCCTCCCAATGACCCGGCACTGCGTCTCCC ACATCTATCAGGACAGCGGGCAGGTGCTGTTTAAGATGTGTCCGGGGCTGAAGGACGGGCCCTGTGACCGTCCTGTTCACCTGGGGCAGTCTGAGGAGCCCCGCTGCCCCCTGCACCTGTCCCTGCCGCCCCCGCTGTACCAGCCCGAGCAGGGGCCCCTGGTGCCCCCGGAGCTGGGCCCGGCCCCCAGCGAGATGTACCTGAGCGCCGCGGAGCTGCAGCCCACCGAGAACCTGCCCCTGGAGTTCAGCGAT GACCTGGACGTGGTTGGGGACGGCCTGCAGTGCCCCCCCTCGCCGCTGCTGTTCGACACGGCGCTGGCGCTGGAGGACCAGAGCATCCGCGAGATCGCCGAGGGCCCCATGGACCTCCTGACGGGCGCGGGGCCGGCCGAGCTGGAGCTCAATGAGCGAGGGCCCGCCCCCGCGGGGGAGGACCAG GTTGCCGTGGAGACCACCCCAGAGGGAGGGGCCGCAGACGACACCTCGGCAAACGACTTCGCCATGACGACCAACGCCACGTGA
- the kansl2 gene encoding KAT8 regulatory NSL complex subunit 2 isoform X1 has protein sequence MPTTVVLHQSQRDPSGKGTGETEQNCKAKEGLTEMNRIRIHVLPSSRGRVAPPARPQETQACSFSQRPCSQPRLEGLEFCIKHVLEDKSAPYRQCSYVSNKNGKRCPSAAPKPEKKDGVTFCTEHARRNALSFQAQMRKVSSGPSPEVLLSQLSGAPGSDGGRSEASRMLDEDSWSEEEQDSVLLDQTWKGDPDSEADSIDSDHEDPLKHAGVYTAEEVALITREKLIRLQSLYIDQFKRLQHLLKEKKRRYLHSRKVEHDTIGSSLLTGPEGVSMKERENLRKLKALRRYRRRYGVEALLHRQLRQRRLATTEGATLQAHSARSSQKCISFVEGLRCSNQSLPMTRHCVSHIYQDSGQVLFKMCPGLKDGPCDRPVHLGQSEEPRCPLHLSLPPPLYQPEQGPLVPPELGPAPSEMYLSAAELQPTENLPLEFSDDLDVVGDGLQCPPSPLLFDTALALEDQSIREIAEGPMDLLTGAGPAELELNERGPAPAGEDQVAVETTPEGGAADDTSANDFAMTTNAT, from the exons AGATGAACAGGATCAGGATCCACGTCTTGCCGTCGAGCCGGGGGCGAGTGGCCCCTCCTGCCCGGCCCCAGGAGACCCAGGCCTGCTCCTTCTCCCAGAGGCCCTGCTCCCAGCCCCGCTTGGAGGGCCTGGAGTTCTGCATCAAGCACGTGCTGGAGGACaagagcgccccctacaggcagTGCAGCTACGTCTCCAACAAGAATGGCAAGCGCTGCCCCAGCGCTGCGCCCAAGCCTGAGAAAAAAGATGG GGTGACGTTCTGCACCGAGCACGCCCGCCGGAACGCCCTGTCCTTCCAGGCCCAGATGAGGAAGGTGTCGTCCGGCCCCTCCCCGGAGGTCCTCCTGTCCCAGCTGAGCGGGGCCCCCGGCTCGGACGGGGGCCGCAGCGAGGCCAGCCGGATGCTGG ACGAGGACAGTTGGAgtgaggaggagcaggactCGGTGTTGCTGGACCAGACCTGGAAGGGGGACCCCGACAGCGAGGCCGACAGCATCGACAGCGACCACGAGGACCCCCTAAA ACACGCAGGAGTGTACACAGCGGAGGAAGTGGCCCTGATCACACGAGAGAAGCTGATCCGTCTCCAGTCGCTCTACATCGACCAGTTCAAGCGCCTACAGCACCTGCTGAAGGAGAAGAAACGCCGCTATCTACACAGCCGTAAAGTGGAGCACGACACCATCG ggagcAGCCTGCTCACAGGGCCGGAGGGCGTGTCCATGAAGGAGCGGGAGAACCTGCGGAAGCTGAAGGCCCTGCGCCGTTACCGCAGGCGATACGGCGTGGAGGCGCTCCTGCACCGCCAACTCCGCCAACGCCGGCTAGCCACTACCGAGGGAGCCACTCTGCAG GCCCACTCCGCACGCTCCAGTCAGAAGTGCATCTCCTTCGTGGAAGGGCTTCGCTGCTCCAATCAGAGCCTCCCAATGACCCGGCACTGCGTCTCCC ACATCTATCAGGACAGCGGGCAGGTGCTGTTTAAGATGTGTCCGGGGCTGAAGGACGGGCCCTGTGACCGTCCTGTTCACCTGGGGCAGTCTGAGGAGCCCCGCTGCCCCCTGCACCTGTCCCTGCCGCCCCCGCTGTACCAGCCCGAGCAGGGGCCCCTGGTGCCCCCGGAGCTGGGCCCGGCCCCCAGCGAGATGTACCTGAGCGCCGCGGAGCTGCAGCCCACCGAGAACCTGCCCCTGGAGTTCAGCGAT GACCTGGACGTGGTTGGGGACGGCCTGCAGTGCCCCCCCTCGCCGCTGCTGTTCGACACGGCGCTGGCGCTGGAGGACCAGAGCATCCGCGAGATCGCCGAGGGCCCCATGGACCTCCTGACGGGCGCGGGGCCGGCCGAGCTGGAGCTCAATGAGCGAGGGCCCGCCCCCGCGGGGGAGGACCAG GTTGCCGTGGAGACCACCCCAGAGGGAGGGGCCGCAGACGACACCTCGGCAAACGACTTCGCCATGACGACCAACGCCACGTGA
- the kansl2 gene encoding KAT8 regulatory NSL complex subunit 2 isoform X3 encodes MPTTVVLHQSQRDPSGKGTGETEQNCKAKEGLTEMNRIRIHVLPSSRGRVAPPARPQETQACSFSQRPCSQPRLEGLEFCIKHVLEDKSAPYRQCSYVSNKNGKRCPSAAPKPEKKDGVTFCTEHARRNALSFQAQMRKVSSGPSPEVLLSQLSGAPGSDGGRSEASRMLDEDSWSEEEQDSVLLDQTWKGDPDSEADSIDSDHEDPLKHAGVYTAEEVALITREKLIRLQSLYIDQFKRLQHLLKEKKRRYLHSRKVEHDTIGSSLLTGPEGVSMKERENLRKLKALRRYRRRYGVEALLHRQLRQRRLATTEGATLQAHSARSSQKCISFVEGLRCSNQSLPMTRHCVSHIYQDSGQVLFKMCPGLKDGPCDRPVHLGQSEEPRCPLHLSLPPPLYQPEQGPLVPPELGPAPSEMYLSAAELQPTENLPLEFSDVAVETTPEGGAADDTSANDFAMTTNAT; translated from the exons AGATGAACAGGATCAGGATCCACGTCTTGCCGTCGAGCCGGGGGCGAGTGGCCCCTCCTGCCCGGCCCCAGGAGACCCAGGCCTGCTCCTTCTCCCAGAGGCCCTGCTCCCAGCCCCGCTTGGAGGGCCTGGAGTTCTGCATCAAGCACGTGCTGGAGGACaagagcgccccctacaggcagTGCAGCTACGTCTCCAACAAGAATGGCAAGCGCTGCCCCAGCGCTGCGCCCAAGCCTGAGAAAAAAGATGG GGTGACGTTCTGCACCGAGCACGCCCGCCGGAACGCCCTGTCCTTCCAGGCCCAGATGAGGAAGGTGTCGTCCGGCCCCTCCCCGGAGGTCCTCCTGTCCCAGCTGAGCGGGGCCCCCGGCTCGGACGGGGGCCGCAGCGAGGCCAGCCGGATGCTGG ACGAGGACAGTTGGAgtgaggaggagcaggactCGGTGTTGCTGGACCAGACCTGGAAGGGGGACCCCGACAGCGAGGCCGACAGCATCGACAGCGACCACGAGGACCCCCTAAA ACACGCAGGAGTGTACACAGCGGAGGAAGTGGCCCTGATCACACGAGAGAAGCTGATCCGTCTCCAGTCGCTCTACATCGACCAGTTCAAGCGCCTACAGCACCTGCTGAAGGAGAAGAAACGCCGCTATCTACACAGCCGTAAAGTGGAGCACGACACCATCG ggagcAGCCTGCTCACAGGGCCGGAGGGCGTGTCCATGAAGGAGCGGGAGAACCTGCGGAAGCTGAAGGCCCTGCGCCGTTACCGCAGGCGATACGGCGTGGAGGCGCTCCTGCACCGCCAACTCCGCCAACGCCGGCTAGCCACTACCGAGGGAGCCACTCTGCAG GCCCACTCCGCACGCTCCAGTCAGAAGTGCATCTCCTTCGTGGAAGGGCTTCGCTGCTCCAATCAGAGCCTCCCAATGACCCGGCACTGCGTCTCCC ACATCTATCAGGACAGCGGGCAGGTGCTGTTTAAGATGTGTCCGGGGCTGAAGGACGGGCCCTGTGACCGTCCTGTTCACCTGGGGCAGTCTGAGGAGCCCCGCTGCCCCCTGCACCTGTCCCTGCCGCCCCCGCTGTACCAGCCCGAGCAGGGGCCCCTGGTGCCCCCGGAGCTGGGCCCGGCCCCCAGCGAGATGTACCTGAGCGCCGCGGAGCTGCAGCCCACCGAGAACCTGCCCCTGGAGTTCAGCGAT GTTGCCGTGGAGACCACCCCAGAGGGAGGGGCCGCAGACGACACCTCGGCAAACGACTTCGCCATGACGACCAACGCCACGTGA